The following proteins come from a genomic window of Nicotiana tomentosiformis chromosome 12, ASM39032v3, whole genome shotgun sequence:
- the LOC138903008 gene encoding uncharacterized protein, producing MDKQFESFLEMLGQYNVNLSFTEVLSQVPTYAKFLKEILIKKSKIEETSVVKLTEHCSAVLHNKLPQTCGDPGSFTIPYSLVTLTFEKSLCDSGALINLMPLSIYRKLADQITIIPEGIVEDILVRVDKFVFPVNFIVVKMEENKEVPIILGRPFLATGRSILDIHDRKLMLRVVDETVTFEMNVEMGVRKEKPAASVEWRVKSSKEKVPVIKNDKCGVYPKKVEKKLSAWMCTLVRARRMEPDFDLDPD from the exons atggacaagcagtttgagagttTCTTAGAGATGCTGGGACAATATAATGTAAACTTGTCATTCACAGAAGTTCTCTCACAAGTGCCAACTTATGCCAAATTCTTAAAGGAGATCCTTATAAAGAAGAgtaagatagaagagacctcagtggtcaagctcaccgAGCATTGCAGTGCAGTCTTGCACAACAAACTCCCACAAacgtgtggagatccagggagttttactataccttactCATTAGTCACTCTTACTTTTGagaagtctttatgtgattctggtgccttaattaatttaatgcctttgtctatttatagGAAG ctggctgACCAAATAACTATAATACCCGAGGGAATAGTGGAAGATATCTTAGTTcgagtagataagtttgtatttcctgtaaaTTTCATTGtggtgaagatggaggagaaCAAAGAGGTTCCCATTattttaggaagaccattcttagcgacgggcagatcaatattagacatacatgatagaaagctcatgcttagagtggttGATGAGACGGTGACTTTCGAGATGAATGTGGAGATGGGGGTGagaaaggagaagccagctgcaagtgtaGAGTGGAGAGTAAAAAGCTCGAAAGAGAAGGTCCCAGTGATTAAGAACgacaagtgtggggtgtaccccaagaaagttgagaagaagttgtctgcgtGGATGTGTACACTAGTTCGGGCAAgaagaatggagcccgactttgactTAGACCCAGACTAG